One part of the Streptomyces lydicus genome encodes these proteins:
- a CDS encoding dioxygenase, with protein MRYADDTSPGAAPGPRPPEVPGEERGRSRRSFLRSTSVGAASVALGAGVATAAGPVAEAATTGRSSAGTRATAGRPLAVTPACSGQETPASIEGPLFKPHSPERGDLVTAGTRGVRLDLSGVVHDTSCTPLPGTLIEFWQCDENGDYDTSGFSLRGHQYTDSRGGYRLRTIIPRDYWGRWGQRAPHIHTRVQVSGGPLLVTQLYFPDDTRAYGRDFAALNAADRLLNRACTLALTGPEGADGHYTGTFDFVLSTTV; from the coding sequence ATGCGGTACGCCGACGACACCAGCCCGGGGGCGGCACCGGGCCCGCGGCCCCCGGAGGTCCCGGGCGAGGAACGCGGGAGGTCGCGGAGGTCCTTCCTCAGGTCCACGTCCGTGGGCGCGGCGTCGGTGGCGCTGGGGGCGGGCGTGGCCACCGCGGCCGGTCCGGTGGCCGAGGCCGCGACGACCGGCCGGTCCTCGGCGGGGACGCGTGCCACGGCCGGGCGTCCGCTCGCCGTCACCCCCGCCTGCTCGGGGCAGGAGACCCCGGCGTCCATCGAGGGCCCGTTGTTCAAGCCCCATTCGCCCGAGCGCGGCGATCTGGTCACCGCGGGCACCCGGGGGGTCCGGCTCGACCTGAGCGGCGTGGTGCACGACACCTCGTGCACGCCACTGCCCGGAACGCTCATCGAGTTCTGGCAGTGCGACGAGAACGGCGACTACGACACCTCGGGGTTCTCCCTCCGGGGCCACCAGTACACCGACAGCCGGGGCGGCTACCGGCTCCGAACCATCATCCCCCGTGACTACTGGGGCCGTTGGGGCCAGCGTGCACCGCATATCCACACCCGGGTCCAGGTGTCCGGCGGGCCACTGCTCGTCACCCAGCTGTACTTCCCCGACGACACCCGGGCGTACGGCCGGGACTTCGCCGCCCTCAACGCCGCCGACCGGCTGCTCAACCGCGCCTGCACCCTCGCCCTCACCGGCCCGGAGGGCGCGGACGGCCACTACACCGGCACCTTCGACTTCGTCCTCAGCACCACGGTCTAG
- a CDS encoding ATP-binding protein: MDVERAGRGLPVPLDAFVGRERELTRLRSLLRSARLLTLTGPGGTGKTRLAVELAGGVRGGRTGRAQLVELDGLADGAQLPQGVAAALGVRERGGRVGVEALVHALTARSTLLVLDSCEHLATSCARLAAVLLSRCPRLRILATSREPLRVPGEVVFRVGELSLPPVTDDSDPAALLRSEAVRLFLARAGTCDAGFDPAPGDLRTVAEICRRLDGLPLAVELAAGRAGSLPPAGILRGLDDQLSLLTGGSRTGPGRHRELAATIDWSHRLLDPSERAVFRRLAVFGGGFDASGAAAVCVDGAGEQEGSGPAGVRREQVLPVVCALESKSLVVRVRGGAPGAARFRQLGAVRSYGLDRLDEAGELAATWDRALDWLTRQAAGGLAGPVFPDTAELPLGDERENLAAAVSRAAALRGDARRLPLSVALARLHYQQEQLTVARGLLAGALRGAPAGSPERGAALALAARSACQQADPAAALALAEDAVAVERARRHPAGLANALDALAAARLCRGEFPAAVAVFTECLDVVRGLGRPLDLALCRHHLAWALLQLGRTARAARLMAECLPVLSAGAPPGQLAAALHTAGAVELARGDADAAGRRFAEVLRSAPDGESLHALYPVEGLAVVAAERGDPERALRLYAAAVAARHRIDTEPEAHWRAHVEAAVARAGERLRPSVADAALAAGRRLRGTGLVAHALGGPPDVREGAGRAGAAAHRPLTGRESAVARLVAEGMTNQQIAAHLGLARSTVASHLDRIRDKLGVRSRTQIAVRIAGGPERDRR; this comes from the coding sequence GTGGACGTGGAACGGGCGGGCCGCGGGCTGCCCGTCCCGCTCGACGCGTTCGTCGGGCGCGAGCGGGAACTGACCCGCTTGCGCTCGCTGCTGCGGTCGGCGCGGCTGCTGACCCTGACCGGCCCGGGCGGAACGGGCAAGACCCGGCTGGCGGTGGAGCTCGCGGGCGGTGTGCGCGGCGGACGGACCGGCCGTGCGCAGCTGGTGGAGCTGGACGGGCTGGCGGACGGGGCGCAGCTGCCGCAGGGGGTGGCCGCGGCGCTGGGCGTGCGGGAGCGTGGCGGCCGGGTGGGAGTGGAGGCGCTGGTACACGCGCTGACCGCGCGGAGCACGCTGCTGGTCCTGGACAGCTGTGAGCATCTGGCCACGTCCTGCGCCCGGCTCGCCGCGGTCCTGCTCAGCCGCTGCCCCCGGCTGCGGATCCTCGCCACCAGCCGTGAGCCGTTACGGGTTCCCGGCGAGGTCGTGTTCCGCGTCGGTGAGCTGTCGCTGCCGCCCGTCACCGACGACAGCGACCCGGCCGCGCTGCTGCGCTCGGAGGCGGTCCGGTTGTTCCTGGCGCGCGCCGGGACGTGCGACGCGGGGTTCGATCCGGCGCCCGGTGACCTGCGTACGGTGGCCGAGATCTGCCGTCGGCTCGACGGCCTGCCGCTGGCCGTCGAGCTCGCGGCGGGCCGGGCGGGGTCGCTCCCGCCGGCCGGCATCCTGCGCGGGCTGGACGACCAGCTGTCGCTGCTGACCGGCGGCAGCAGGACGGGTCCGGGCCGCCATCGTGAACTGGCGGCCACCATCGACTGGAGCCACCGGCTGCTGGATCCGTCGGAGCGGGCGGTGTTCCGGCGCCTTGCGGTGTTCGGTGGCGGCTTCGACGCGTCGGGGGCCGCCGCGGTCTGCGTCGACGGGGCCGGGGAGCAGGAGGGCAGTGGCCCGGCGGGCGTACGGCGGGAGCAGGTGCTGCCCGTGGTCTGTGCCCTGGAGTCCAAGTCCCTGGTGGTGCGGGTACGCGGGGGCGCGCCGGGCGCGGCGCGGTTCCGGCAGCTCGGTGCCGTCCGGTCCTACGGGTTGGACCGGCTCGACGAGGCCGGCGAGCTGGCGGCCACCTGGGACCGGGCACTGGACTGGCTGACCCGGCAGGCGGCGGGCGGGCTCGCCGGGCCGGTGTTCCCGGACACCGCGGAGCTGCCGCTCGGCGACGAGCGGGAAAACCTGGCCGCGGCGGTTTCCCGTGCCGCGGCGCTGCGCGGTGACGCACGCCGGTTGCCGCTTTCGGTGGCACTGGCCCGGTTGCATTACCAACAGGAGCAGTTGACGGTCGCGCGCGGCCTCCTGGCGGGCGCCCTGCGGGGCGCACCGGCCGGCTCCCCGGAGCGTGGGGCGGCGCTGGCGCTGGCCGCGCGGTCGGCGTGCCAGCAGGCGGACCCGGCGGCGGCCCTCGCCCTCGCCGAGGACGCGGTCGCCGTCGAACGCGCCCGGCGGCACCCCGCCGGGCTGGCCAACGCGCTGGACGCGCTGGCGGCCGCCCGCCTGTGCCGTGGCGAATTCCCCGCCGCGGTGGCCGTGTTCACCGAGTGCCTGGACGTGGTCCGTGGGCTCGGCCGGCCCCTGGATCTCGCGCTGTGCCGCCACCATCTCGCCTGGGCGCTGCTCCAGTTGGGGCGTACCGCCCGGGCGGCCCGGCTGATGGCGGAGTGTCTGCCCGTACTGTCGGCGGGCGCCCCGCCCGGCCAACTGGCGGCCGCCCTGCACACCGCGGGCGCGGTCGAGCTGGCGCGGGGCGACGCGGACGCCGCCGGACGCAGGTTCGCCGAGGTGCTGCGCAGCGCGCCGGACGGGGAGAGCCTGCATGCGCTCTACCCGGTGGAGGGCCTCGCCGTGGTGGCCGCCGAGCGCGGCGATCCGGAGCGGGCGCTGCGGCTGTACGCGGCGGCTGTCGCGGCCCGCCACCGCATCGACACCGAGCCGGAGGCGCACTGGCGGGCGCACGTGGAGGCGGCCGTGGCACGGGCCGGGGAGCGGTTGCGCCCTTCGGTGGCGGACGCGGCGCTGGCGGCCGGCCGCCGGCTGCGCGGGACGGGCCTGGTCGCCCATGCCCTGGGCGGTCCCCCGGATGTCCGGGAAGGGGCGGGCCGTGCCGGTGCGGCGGCGCACCGTCCGCTGACCGGGCGGGAGTCGGCGGTCGCGCGACTGGTCGCCGAGGGCATGACCAACCAGCAGATAGCCGCTCATCTGGGTCTCGCCAGGAGCACCGTGGCCAGTCATCTCGACCGGATCAGGGACAAGCTCGGGGTGCGGTCGCGTACGCAGATCGCCGTCCGGATCGCGGGCGGGCCGGAGCGGGACCGACGCTGA
- a CDS encoding ArsR/SmtB family transcription factor has translation MAVRIHFSLEDLARTHIAERLDPLWEVLLSLHLLQNRDGAATFAHWRRHTLPRLDPTARALLALAPPRGYSPDFLTPEASAHGLEEGLDSLASTSRTRLRTDLTRFAHAHHVPLWVRQFGQRNLPHLADAVRSYYSLAIQPYEHRLRGDLEADRSRRSRALQSGGVQRLLNTLHPKLHWQSPVLEFRTLSVDRDVHLDGRGLRLIPSFFCWRSPIMLRDPDLTPVLVYPVERSAGWAEGAGDGHRWRSEPKSPCAALLGPTRAAALELVAVGCTTSELARRLNVSPATATHHTAILREAGLIASCRTGGSVHHTLSALGEALLRGDGWDHEPGWSRCQGTTTTWSSSS, from the coding sequence ATGGCCGTGCGCATTCACTTCAGTCTGGAAGATCTCGCCAGGACGCATATCGCCGAACGGCTCGATCCGCTGTGGGAGGTCCTGCTCAGCCTGCACCTGCTCCAGAACCGGGACGGGGCCGCGACCTTCGCCCACTGGCGCCGGCACACGCTGCCCCGGCTCGACCCAACGGCACGCGCACTGCTCGCCCTCGCACCGCCGCGCGGCTACAGCCCGGACTTCCTCACGCCCGAGGCGTCCGCCCACGGCCTGGAGGAGGGCCTCGACAGCCTGGCGTCGACCTCACGCACCCGGCTCCGCACCGACCTCACGCGGTTCGCGCACGCCCACCACGTTCCGCTGTGGGTGCGGCAGTTCGGCCAGCGCAACCTGCCGCACCTCGCCGACGCCGTGCGCTCCTACTACTCCCTCGCCATCCAGCCGTACGAGCACCGGCTGCGCGGCGATCTGGAGGCCGACCGGTCCCGGCGCAGCCGCGCCCTGCAGAGCGGCGGTGTGCAGCGGCTCCTCAACACGCTTCATCCCAAGCTGCACTGGCAGTCGCCGGTGCTGGAGTTCCGCACGCTGAGCGTGGACCGCGACGTCCACCTCGACGGGCGCGGGCTGCGCCTGATTCCGTCCTTCTTCTGCTGGCGCAGTCCCATCATGCTCAGGGACCCGGACCTGACACCGGTCCTGGTCTACCCCGTCGAGCGCAGCGCGGGCTGGGCGGAGGGCGCCGGCGACGGCCACCGCTGGCGGAGCGAACCGAAGAGTCCCTGTGCGGCCCTGCTGGGTCCCACCCGGGCGGCGGCCCTGGAGCTGGTGGCCGTCGGCTGCACCACGTCGGAACTCGCCCGCCGGCTCAACGTCTCACCGGCCACCGCCACCCACCACACCGCCATACTCCGCGAGGCCGGGCTGATCGCCTCGTGCCGCACGGGCGGCAGCGTGCACCACACCCTCAGCGCGCTGGGCGAGGCGCTGTTACGGGGTGACGGGTGGGATCACGAGCCCGGGTGGTCGCGCTGCCAGGGCACCACGACGACTTGGTCCTCGTCCTCGTAG
- a CDS encoding MMPL family transporter, which yields MAAMRTGTGDSGRGRGRGPWDRCVRAPRRVLIVAGMLCVLFGCTASGLGQRLSVGGFVASGTPSARAEAWAARYGADRPELFLVLRPRDARETLDGPAVRAAGRRMTQRLATEPGVLRARSYWTGPDRQLRSPGGRFALVRADLRGSETETARTAQRLVPRYTAGGGPFEVRATGAAWSLAQSTGQAHTDLVRAELIAAPLTFAILAVAFRSLLAALLPVLVGGVSAVGALAVLRVLTAVTDVSVFTVNLVGALGFGLAVDYALFMVARFREERARGLTPPDAARAAARTAGHTVAVSAGTVTAALAALLVFPFPFLRSMAYAGMAVVVLAALTAVIVLPAVLACWGPRVESSDPFARLRWAPAPTIGADSTLWRTVARAVTRRPLRWGTGCLLLLAVLVVPFAHGRLGLSDERILPSDVESRATADLIRREWGTSADGALTVVLPRADPVAGRPALDAYGRRLSALPGVREAVTATGRYAGGRRVAGGAPAGTGSRPRGTVAMLTMTPDPQSERAAGLVRAVRRLPSPGPAHLAGWAAQVVDARAALTSRLAPALALIAAGTLTVVFLFTRSVLIPLKVLAVAALSLTAALGGLVHVFQDGHLHRLLGDFTVTGTLDMTIPLLLFSVAFGLSVDYELFLLSRIQEHYRATGDNTAAVVHGVARTGRLFTAAALAVAVATGALATSGVLLLKELGFGLALAVLVDATVVRGVLVPAVMRLAGRANWWAPARIRPGRAPGPAPGDVRPGDELPAAPEGNVKLPATGRSG from the coding sequence ATGGCGGCGATGCGGACGGGAACGGGTGACAGCGGGCGGGGGCGCGGGCGCGGCCCCTGGGACCGGTGCGTACGGGCCCCGCGCCGGGTGCTGATCGTGGCCGGAATGCTGTGCGTGCTGTTCGGCTGCACGGCGTCCGGGCTGGGCCAGCGGCTCTCCGTCGGGGGGTTCGTCGCCTCGGGGACGCCCTCCGCACGGGCCGAGGCGTGGGCCGCCCGGTACGGGGCCGACCGTCCGGAACTCTTCCTGGTGCTGCGCCCGCGGGACGCCCGCGAGACCCTGGACGGCCCGGCGGTACGGGCGGCGGGACGCCGGATGACCCAGCGGCTCGCCACCGAACCGGGTGTGCTGCGGGCCCGCTCGTACTGGACCGGCCCGGACCGTCAACTGCGCTCGCCCGGCGGCCGGTTCGCGCTCGTACGGGCCGATCTGCGGGGCAGCGAGACCGAGACGGCCCGCACCGCGCAGCGACTGGTGCCGCGCTACACCGCTGGCGGCGGGCCCTTCGAGGTGCGGGCCACCGGGGCCGCGTGGAGCCTGGCACAGTCCACCGGGCAGGCGCACACGGACCTGGTGCGGGCCGAACTGATCGCGGCACCGCTGACCTTCGCGATCCTCGCGGTGGCGTTCCGGTCACTGCTGGCCGCGCTGCTGCCGGTGCTGGTCGGCGGGGTGTCGGCGGTCGGTGCGCTGGCGGTGCTGAGGGTGCTCACCGCCGTCACCGACGTCTCCGTCTTCACGGTTAACCTCGTCGGGGCACTGGGCTTCGGCCTCGCGGTGGACTACGCGCTGTTCATGGTGGCGCGGTTCCGGGAGGAACGGGCGCGCGGGCTGACACCGCCGGACGCCGCACGGGCCGCCGCGCGCACCGCGGGGCATACGGTCGCGGTGTCGGCGGGCACGGTGACCGCCGCGCTGGCCGCCCTGCTGGTGTTCCCCTTCCCCTTCCTGCGCTCGATGGCGTACGCGGGGATGGCGGTGGTGGTGCTGGCGGCGCTGACGGCGGTGATCGTGCTGCCGGCCGTGCTGGCCTGCTGGGGCCCACGGGTGGAGTCGTCGGATCCGTTCGCGCGTCTGCGGTGGGCCCCGGCACCGACGATCGGCGCGGACAGCACCCTGTGGCGCACGGTCGCGCGGGCGGTCACCCGGCGCCCGCTGCGGTGGGGGACCGGCTGCCTGTTGCTGCTGGCGGTGCTGGTGGTGCCGTTCGCGCACGGGCGCCTGGGGCTGTCCGACGAGCGGATCCTGCCGAGTGACGTGGAGTCCCGTGCGACGGCCGATCTCATCCGCCGCGAGTGGGGCACCTCCGCCGACGGGGCGCTGACCGTCGTCCTGCCCCGGGCCGACCCGGTGGCCGGGCGCCCCGCCCTGGACGCATACGGGCGCAGGCTGTCCGCGCTGCCCGGTGTGCGCGAGGCGGTCACGGCGACGGGGCGGTACGCGGGCGGCCGACGGGTGGCCGGGGGAGCGCCGGCCGGTACCGGCAGCCGGCCGCGTGGCACCGTGGCGATGCTGACGATGACCCCCGACCCGCAGTCCGAGCGGGCGGCCGGCCTGGTCCGCGCGGTGCGCCGCCTGCCGTCGCCCGGCCCCGCCCACCTCGCCGGCTGGGCCGCACAGGTCGTCGACGCCCGCGCGGCGCTGACGAGCAGACTGGCGCCGGCGCTCGCGCTGATCGCCGCGGGGACCCTCACGGTGGTGTTCCTGTTCACCCGCAGCGTCCTGATCCCGCTGAAGGTCCTCGCGGTGGCGGCGCTGAGCCTCACCGCCGCGCTGGGCGGCCTCGTACACGTCTTCCAGGACGGCCATCTGCACCGGCTGCTGGGGGACTTCACCGTCACGGGCACCCTGGACATGACCATTCCGCTGCTGCTGTTCAGTGTGGCGTTCGGGCTGTCCGTGGACTACGAGCTGTTCCTGCTCTCCAGAATCCAGGAGCACTACCGGGCCACCGGGGACAACACGGCCGCCGTCGTCCACGGCGTCGCCCGCACCGGCCGGCTGTTCACCGCGGCGGCCCTCGCCGTCGCGGTGGCGACCGGCGCGCTCGCCACCTCAGGGGTCCTGCTGCTCAAGGAGCTGGGGTTCGGCCTGGCGCTGGCCGTACTCGTCGATGCCACGGTGGTACGCGGCGTGCTCGTACCGGCGGTGATGCGGCTGGCCGGGCGCGCCAACTGGTGGGCGCCCGCGCGGATCCGCCCGGGACGGGCCCCCGGGCCGGCGCCCGGGGACGTGCGCCCGGGAGACGAGCTGCCGGCCGCGCCGGAGGGGAATGTGAAGCTGCCCGCCACCGGCCGGTCCGGCTGA
- a CDS encoding acyl carrier protein — protein MSDPVSAPLPGPGPTPGSPGSPPGSAELSPGASEAYAAICTALTETFGFLESELRPGATFEQLDIDSLALLEFALVMGAHLGVHSADTELRPGMTLGEAAEYVAALRSGAEAPGAAARPERSPTG, from the coding sequence GTGTCTGATCCCGTGTCCGCCCCCCTGCCCGGCCCCGGGCCCACCCCTGGTTCCCCTGGTTCCCCGCCCGGATCCGCCGAGTTGTCCCCCGGCGCGTCCGAGGCGTATGCCGCGATCTGTACGGCGCTGACGGAGACGTTCGGATTCCTGGAGAGCGAGCTGCGGCCCGGCGCGACGTTCGAGCAGCTCGACATCGACTCGCTCGCGCTTTTGGAGTTCGCCCTCGTGATGGGCGCCCACCTCGGTGTGCACAGCGCGGACACCGAACTGCGCCCCGGGATGACCCTGGGCGAGGCGGCCGAGTATGTCGCGGCGCTCCGCTCGGGGGCGGAGGCGCCGGGCGCGGCCGCACGGCCGGAGCGGTCGCCCACGGGGTGA
- a CDS encoding SDR family oxidoreductase, translated as MITVTGATGFLGAHLLAALLRRDDRPVCALVRGDPEEARDRLLRAVRSTGSRCEEAAFRRRVTPVPVELTAPRLGLSAAEHSALAWRTQEVWHCAADTSPLGPAAALHRTNVEGTGRVLELLAAGARGTRLFHVSTAFVAGKRREGLVPEDALEERYGFATAYEESKYRAEVRVRRWARDTGRAATVFRPALLVTGRPAEPGEPRHWLAVQAARTRLLGRQDRALVLRAAGPAAEDLSFPYTARLPGRPDALVNLLQVDWAVAAMLRCATREADGVETFHVTHPQDCSVQWLLRLALEPCDWLDVELDPELVPERMRPLERSLMRLAAGLTPHWWSRRRYDRTRLAAATAGLAPPGELTAEYVRAGMTDAACATPSPAGSARADSVRKGAVNARV; from the coding sequence TTGATCACGGTCACCGGTGCCACCGGCTTCCTCGGAGCCCATCTGCTCGCCGCGCTGCTGCGGAGGGACGACCGCCCCGTCTGCGCCCTCGTGCGGGGCGATCCGGAGGAGGCCCGGGACCGGCTGCTGCGGGCCGTGCGCAGTACGGGTTCCCGGTGCGAGGAAGCCGCGTTCCGCCGGCGGGTGACCCCCGTACCGGTCGAACTCACCGCGCCCCGGCTGGGTCTGTCCGCCGCGGAGCACAGCGCGCTGGCGTGGCGGACGCAGGAGGTGTGGCACTGCGCCGCGGACACCAGCCCGCTGGGCCCGGCGGCGGCACTCCACCGGACCAATGTGGAGGGCACCGGCCGCGTCCTGGAACTGCTCGCCGCGGGTGCGCGCGGGACGCGGCTGTTCCACGTCAGTACGGCGTTCGTGGCCGGGAAGCGGCGCGAGGGCCTGGTGCCCGAGGACGCTCTGGAGGAGCGGTACGGGTTCGCCACCGCGTACGAGGAGTCGAAGTACCGGGCCGAGGTGCGGGTGCGCCGCTGGGCGCGGGACACCGGCCGGGCCGCGACGGTGTTCCGGCCGGCCCTGCTGGTGACGGGCCGGCCCGCGGAGCCGGGCGAGCCGCGCCACTGGCTGGCGGTGCAGGCCGCCCGGACCCGTCTGCTCGGACGGCAGGACCGCGCGCTCGTGCTGCGGGCCGCCGGTCCGGCCGCCGAGGATCTGAGCTTTCCGTACACGGCGAGGCTGCCCGGCCGGCCCGATGCCCTGGTCAACCTGCTCCAGGTGGACTGGGCGGTGGCCGCGATGCTGCGGTGTGCGACGCGCGAGGCGGACGGGGTCGAGACGTTCCATGTGACCCACCCTCAGGACTGCTCGGTGCAGTGGCTGCTGCGTCTCGCGCTGGAGCCGTGCGACTGGCTCGACGTCGAGCTCGATCCGGAGCTCGTCCCGGAGCGGATGCGGCCGCTCGAACGGTCCCTGATGCGGCTGGCCGCCGGACTGACCCCGCACTGGTGGTCCCGGCGCCGCTACGACCGGACGCGGCTGGCAGCCGCGACGGCCGGCCTGGCGCCGCCCGGGGAACTGACCGCGGAGTACGTGCGCGCCGGCATGACCGACGCCGCGTGCGCCACCCCGTCACCGGCCGGCTCCGCCCGGGCCGATTCCGTACGGAAGGGAGCCGTGAACGCTCGTGTCTGA
- a CDS encoding beta-ketoacyl-[acyl-carrier-protein] synthase family protein encodes MSGREVAVTGLGLVTPAGVGVPATWHGLLSGESPAARDPALDGLPVDFCCRVPGFDAAERLGRRLSWRLDRCAAMALVAAREAVADAGLGTDHWDPLRVGVVLGVGTASMERYEEEFAKLTCGRATEISPLAIPRSVPNMVAGEVGMDLRVRGPNLTVSTACASGATALGTARQLLLADACDVVVAGGSESLCSRIPAACFHQMGALSRRGDDPAGASRPFDADRDGFVLAEGAGMLVLERAEHARNRGARVRSYLAGYGASCDAYHFTAPHPEGRGAAEALSAALGDAGLAPEDIGHVNAHGTSTVLNDRAEALALRQVFRRPPPVTAVKGALGHAAGGAGAIEAACTVLTLQEQVVPPTANLRRLDPDIELDVVGKVPRPVRMAAAVSNAFGFGGQNAVLVFRAAP; translated from the coding sequence ATGAGTGGGCGGGAGGTGGCCGTCACGGGGCTGGGGCTGGTCACGCCCGCCGGAGTGGGGGTGCCGGCCACCTGGCACGGCCTGCTGTCCGGCGAGTCCCCGGCGGCGCGCGATCCGGCGCTCGACGGGCTGCCGGTGGACTTCTGCTGCCGGGTGCCCGGCTTCGACGCCGCGGAGCGCCTGGGGCGGCGGCTGTCGTGGCGGCTGGACCGGTGCGCGGCGATGGCACTGGTGGCCGCCCGTGAGGCGGTGGCCGATGCCGGTCTCGGTACGGACCACTGGGACCCGCTGCGGGTGGGCGTCGTCCTGGGCGTCGGCACGGCGAGCATGGAGCGGTACGAGGAGGAGTTCGCCAAGCTCACCTGCGGGCGGGCCACCGAGATCTCCCCGCTGGCCATTCCCCGCAGCGTGCCGAACATGGTCGCCGGCGAAGTGGGGATGGACCTGCGGGTCCGCGGGCCGAACCTGACGGTCAGCACGGCGTGCGCCTCGGGTGCCACGGCGCTGGGCACGGCACGGCAGTTGTTGCTGGCGGACGCCTGCGACGTGGTGGTGGCGGGCGGCAGCGAATCGCTGTGCAGCCGCATTCCCGCGGCCTGCTTCCATCAGATGGGCGCCCTCTCGCGGCGCGGCGACGACCCGGCGGGGGCCTCCCGGCCGTTCGACGCGGACCGCGACGGCTTCGTCCTGGCGGAGGGGGCCGGGATGCTGGTGCTGGAGCGGGCGGAGCACGCCCGGAACCGCGGGGCCCGGGTGCGTTCCTATCTGGCGGGGTACGGCGCCTCGTGCGACGCGTACCACTTCACCGCGCCGCACCCGGAAGGGCGCGGCGCGGCCGAGGCGCTGTCGGCGGCGCTGGGCGATGCCGGGCTGGCACCGGAGGACATCGGCCACGTCAACGCGCACGGCACCTCGACGGTGCTCAACGACCGGGCCGAGGCCCTCGCGTTGCGGCAGGTGTTCCGCCGGCCGCCGCCGGTCACCGCGGTGAAGGGCGCGCTGGGGCACGCGGCCGGCGGCGCGGGGGCGATCGAGGCGGCCTGCACGGTGCTGACGCTTCAGGAGCAGGTGGTCCCGCCGACGGCGAATCTGCGCCGCCTGGACCCGGACATCGAGCTGGACGTGGTCGGCAAGGTGCCACGGCCGGTACGGATGGCGGCGGCGGTGAGCAATGCGTTCGGCTTCGGCGGGCAGAACGCGGTCCTGGTGTTCCGCGCGGCCCCGTAG
- a CDS encoding MmcQ/YjbR family DNA-binding protein codes for MIDSADVRRIALSLPETVEKEAWEMPTFRVAGKMFVTVPDDETSFAVRCPIHERRELIAAEPEKFWVPPHEASSAWVRVRLAELDDLDELQDILVDSWKQAAPPRLLESFSG; via the coding sequence GTGATCGATTCCGCTGATGTCCGCCGTATCGCCCTCTCGCTGCCGGAAACGGTGGAGAAGGAAGCCTGGGAGATGCCCACGTTCCGGGTCGCCGGGAAGATGTTCGTCACGGTGCCCGACGACGAGACCTCGTTCGCGGTGCGGTGCCCGATCCATGAGCGGCGGGAGTTGATCGCCGCGGAACCGGAGAAATTCTGGGTGCCGCCGCACGAGGCGAGTTCCGCCTGGGTGCGGGTCCGGCTGGCGGAACTGGACGACCTGGACGAGTTGCAGGACATCCTCGTCGACTCGTGGAAGCAGGCGGCCCCGCCACGGCTGTTGGAGAGCTTTTCCGGGTGA
- a CDS encoding potassium channel family protein, which produces MPSFLVSVLNRLFRNEAWRRLHAQAAFWVSLVMTAMLLGGAALVLVAESGAPRANITSYPKALWWSFETATTVGYGDFYPVTLWGRVVAALLMLSAITAFGVITAALATWFVGQAEQDVARLGKAVGNHAREDVAAFRSELHTLHARFDHVETLLRDRGSHPSA; this is translated from the coding sequence GTGCCGTCGTTTCTCGTCTCCGTACTGAATCGCCTCTTCAGAAATGAGGCGTGGCGCCGGCTGCACGCACAGGCGGCGTTCTGGGTCTCCCTCGTCATGACCGCGATGCTGCTCGGGGGTGCCGCGCTGGTCCTGGTCGCCGAATCGGGGGCACCGCGCGCCAATATCACGTCGTACCCGAAGGCATTGTGGTGGTCGTTCGAGACTGCCACCACGGTGGGTTATGGGGATTTCTACCCGGTGACGTTGTGGGGCCGCGTCGTCGCAGCCCTTTTGATGCTCAGCGCCATCACGGCGTTCGGCGTCATCACGGCCGCGCTCGCCACCTGGTTCGTCGGCCAGGCGGAGCAGGACGTGGCCCGGCTGGGGAAAGCCGTGGGGAATCACGCACGGGAGGACGTGGCGGCGTTCCGCTCGGAGCTGCACACCCTGCACGCGCGCTTCGACCACGTGGAGACCCTGCTCAGGGACCGGGGCTCGCACCCCTCCGCCTGA